One region of Sulfuriroseicoccus oceanibius genomic DNA includes:
- a CDS encoding M42 family metallopeptidase, protein MKKSSQSFLFDLLATPSPTGFEAPGQRKWLKHIAQFADSTESDTYGTAWATINGSAKDAPTVMLESHADEIGYIVKYITDDGFLHIDLVGGSDAATGRGRRIDIFGDKGTVRGVIGNTAIHLRKDLGNEKAPKIHELYVDVGATSKKEVEELGIRVGVPAVYIDGPEMLGKNLVMGRALDNRVGGFIIAEVMRKLAEGKKKPKANIVAVNAVQEEIGGYGAKMATHRISPDVAVVLDVTHATDTPGIPKEIHGSVTLGGGPSISHGTCNHPEVVKRLMQVAEESQVTLQHESSSRYSGTDTDQIYHIKNGIPSGLISLPLRYMHSVVETAHIKDIEKTIELLYQFVLSVEPKDEFKVRLLD, encoded by the coding sequence ATGAAAAAATCCAGCCAATCCTTTTTGTTCGACCTTCTCGCCACGCCCTCCCCGACCGGCTTCGAAGCTCCGGGCCAGCGCAAGTGGCTCAAGCACATTGCCCAGTTCGCGGACTCCACCGAGTCCGACACCTACGGCACCGCATGGGCAACAATCAACGGATCGGCCAAGGACGCGCCGACGGTAATGCTGGAGTCTCACGCCGACGAAATCGGTTACATCGTCAAATACATCACCGACGACGGGTTCCTCCACATCGACCTGGTGGGAGGCTCGGATGCCGCCACCGGACGCGGCCGCCGCATTGACATCTTCGGCGACAAAGGAACCGTCCGCGGAGTGATCGGCAACACTGCCATCCATTTGCGCAAGGACCTCGGCAACGAAAAGGCACCGAAGATCCACGAACTCTATGTCGACGTCGGCGCCACCTCGAAGAAGGAAGTCGAAGAACTCGGCATCCGCGTCGGTGTGCCGGCCGTCTACATCGACGGGCCGGAAATGCTCGGAAAGAACCTGGTCATGGGCCGTGCTCTCGACAACCGCGTTGGTGGATTCATCATCGCCGAAGTGATGCGCAAGCTCGCCGAAGGCAAGAAAAAGCCGAAGGCCAACATCGTGGCCGTCAATGCCGTGCAGGAAGAAATCGGCGGTTACGGCGCGAAAATGGCCACCCACCGCATCTCACCTGATGTCGCCGTCGTGCTCGACGTCACCCACGCCACGGACACTCCCGGCATCCCGAAGGAGATCCACGGATCGGTCACCCTGGGCGGCGGACCAAGCATCTCCCACGGCACGTGCAACCACCCGGAGGTCGTAAAGCGACTGATGCAGGTCGCCGAAGAATCCCAGGTCACACTGCAGCACGAATCGTCGTCCCGTTACTCCGGAACTGATACCGACCAGATCTACCACATCAAAAACGGTATCCCGTCCGGGCTCATCTCGCTGCCGCTGCGCTACATGCACTCGGTGGTGGAAACCGCGCACATCAAGGACATCGAGAAAACCATCGAACTGCTCTATCAGTTCGTGCTCTCGGTGGAACCCAAAGATGAGTTCAAGGTGCGCCTGCTCGACTAG